In bacterium Unc6, the genomic window CTGGAGATGTAAAAAACCAGTTATATTCCGTGCAACACAGCAGTGGTTTCTAAGTCTTGAGGTGAATAGTTTAAAAAGCAGAATGCAGAAACAGATCCCCGGTATCAGATGGATACCCCAATGGGCAGAAGATAAGTTTAAAGATACAATAGGTTCAAGTCCGGACTGGTGCATATCAAGGCAGAGGGCATGGGGCGTGCCCATCCCTGCACTTTCTTGTTCTTCTTGCAGGTTTGTGCTTCTTTCGGGGGAGGTGGTGAAGAATCTTTCAGAACTTGTAAGACAGGAGAAACTTGAGGTATGGTTTAAAGAAGGAATTGAAGAAAAGGTCGCAAAGGGAATAAAATGCCCTCGGTGTGGTTGTGATAAATTTCAAAAACAGACTGATATACTTGATGTGTGGGTTGATTCTGGGATGAGCAGTGTTGCGGTTCTTGATAAAAATCCGGCGCTTCCAAATCCTTCTGATTTGTATCTTGAAGCAGTGGACCAGCATAGAGGGTGGTTCCAGATATCTCTTATCATAAGTATGGCACTAAAAGACAGGGCACCATATAAATCTGTTCTTACACATGGGCTTATACTTGATGAGGCCGGCAGAAAAATGTCAAAACTATTGGGGAATGTTATAGCCCCGCAGGAGATAGTTGCAAAATACGGTTCTGATGTTTTAAGACTTTGGTTTGTATCTGTTGATTATACATCGGATATGAGAATGTCACAGAAAAACCTTCTGACACAGGTTGATACATATAGAAAAATAAGGAATACCTGCAGGTTTCTTCTGGGAAATATTTATGATTTTGACCCGGAAAAAGATTTTATTCAGAAAGAACAGATGGTTTTAATGGACAGATGGATACTTGCCTGTTTGAATAAAATTCTAAAGTCTGTTCTATCTTCTTATGGGGAATTTTCGTTTTATAAGGTTATATACCTGTTGCACAATTTTTGCACAATAGAGTTGAGTTCTTTCTATCTTGATGTTTTAAAAGACAGAATGTATGCATCAGAAAAGAATAGCATTGAAAGAAGGTCGGGGCAGACTGCGATGTATCTTGTACTTAAAGCATTGACAAAAGCGGTTGCACCGATAATTCCGTTTACAGCCGATGAGGTGTGGATGTACATCTCTGGGAGGAAAGAAGAAAGTGTTCACCTGTGCAGGTTTGATGAACTAAAAGAATACGAGGATGAAAAGATTATCAAGTACTGGGAAGGCATCTTAAAACTTAAAAAGGAGGTATTAAAACATATTGAAATTGCAAGAACAGATGGTATCGTACACGAATCATTAGAATTAGAGATTTTATTTTCCTGCGATGATAAAAACCCTTTAAAGATTTTGATTGAAGAGTGGCTGCCGTTGTTACCTACTGTTTTTATCACATCATCCGTAAGGTTAGTCCAAGAAGAAGGACATCAGAAGATACCTGTCTGTGGAATATCCGGTTTAGATGGAAAGCAGATAGACGGAAGCGTAGGAATATCTATAAAAAAGGCTGAAGGCAAAAAGTGTCAAAGATGCTGGATGTTTGATATAAGTGTCAGTAAAAATGAAAAACACCCATCTCTTTGTAAAAGATGCGCAAGAGTGGTATCTTGCACATTTTAGGAGGAATAAAACAATGACAAAAAAGCAGATGGAAAAGTATAAGAAAATACTTCTTAAGATTAAAGAGCAACACACAGCAAAAATGAATGACTTTGAAAATACAACAAGACAAGAAACTCCACGGGAGTCATCTGGTGAAGTATCAGGGTATCCTACGCATATGGCAGATATGGCATCAGATACATATGATAGGGACTTTGCACTAAACAGAGTAAGTATGGACCAGGATATTCTTTATGCCATCAATGAGGCGCTTAACAGTATAGAAAATGGCACATATGGTACCTGTGAAAGTTGCAGTAGTAAAATTTCACAAGAAAGACTTCTTGCAGTTCCGTTCACATCTCTGTGTATTAAATGTCAGGGTAAAAAAGAAAAAAGACAAAAAGTTTAAAATATGAATAAAATTTATAACAAACAAAACAATGCCCTTCTTATAAGCATGGGTGTCTCATTTTTTGTAGACAGGATAACAAAATATATAGTTTTAAAAACTCTTGGGGAAAAAGTTTTTTATTTTGGTTTTATAGAGTTGATGATTGTAAAAAATACCGGGGCCGCATTTGGAATTCTTGAAGAAAATACCATTGCTCTTGGTGTTCTTGGAATACTTGTATTGGTTTTTTTCTTTTACCTTGTTTGTGTGGGAAGTTTTAAAAATCTTTTCTCAAAAATTTCCACAGGCGTACTGTTGGGTGGCATTATGGGAAATACCTGGGACAGAATATTTTTTAGGTTTGTTATAGATTTTATGCACTTTCCATTTTTTCCTTTGTCCGTGTTTCAGGTATTTAATATTGCCGATATCTGTATTACCTTCGGCGCCGTGGGTCTTGTAATAGATAGTTTAAGAGGAAAAAAGTTATGAGACAGATACTTTTTCATATAGGACCTTTTGCAGTATATAGTTATGGTCTTTTTTTGGCTATAGGTATCTTCCTCGCTATGGCTGTCATAAAAAAATTCTCAAGAGTAAGTCCCTCAATAGTAAATTCCCTTTCAATATGGACTGTAATAGGAGGAATAATTGGAGCAAGACTTTTTTATGTGTTTCTTAATATTGCATATTATATTCAAAGTCCGCTTGAAGTTTTTGCAATACATAAAGGAGGGCTTGTCCTTTACGGAGGTATTGCGGGTGGCCTTATCTTGGGTTTTATATTTTGTAAAATAAGAAAATTAAACTTCTGGCAAATTTTAGATGATGTTGCAATGGGTCTTCCTCTTGGCATGGCATCTGGAAGACTCGGCTGTTTTTTAAATGGGTGTTGTTATGGGAAAGAAACACAGGTTCTCTGGGCGGTAAAATATCCGGACATCCTGTATAAAGTACACCCTGTTCAGATTTATGAGGCGTTGCTTCTTGTCTTTCTTTTCTTTGTTATTTATGGATTTAGAAAAGCATTTAAGGCAAAAATCAGAGGAGATGTATTTCTTTTATGTATTATTTTTTATGCAATCATAAGATTTTTTATGGAATTTTTAAGAGGCGACCACCCTGAAGGAGTTTCAGGTCTGTTCCAGATTATAAGTATTTTTATCATAGTATCATTTACAGGTATAATGCTCTACAGGCATGGAACACAACGAGGATAAAAAACATTTGTTTTTTGTAAAAATTGGTATAAAAGAAGACAGAATCAGGCTGGATAGATTTATTTGCTTGATGCTTCCTGACGTTTCTCGTTCCTGTGTTCAGAGGTGGATAAAAGACGGTTTAGTGCTTGTTAATGAAAAGAAAGAACCCTGCAACTACAGGGTAAAAGAAAACGATAAGGTAGAGGTATCTCCTCAAAAAACAAAAGTAACGGAATTTGTCAAATCCCAGGATATCCCCCTAGACATTGTTTATGAAGATGAGCATCTCCTTGTAGTCAACAAACCAGCAGGTATGGTTATACATCCTGCACCCGGGCATTATGAGGGGACACTTGTCCATGCACTTCTCGGCAGGGTAAAAAAACTCTCAAAACTCGGGGGGGAGTTTAGGCCCGGTATTGTACACAGACTTGATAAAGATACATCAGGACTTATAATTGTTGCAAAGGATGAAAATGTACATTATAAGATTTCTGAACAATTTAAAAAAAGAGAGGTTTTTAAGTCTTATGTTGCAATTGTAAGCGGAAGGGTTAAACAGCAACAGGGAACCATTGCCGCATCACTTGCAAGACATCCAAAAGATAGAAAAAAGTTTTGCATTCAGCATGATAAAGGAAGAGATGCAATAACAAACTACAAGGTTATAGAAAGAAAAAAGGATGCCACACTTCTTGATGTTTTTCCGATAACTGGAAGGACGCATCAGATAAGGATTCATCTTGCATATGCAAGACATCCAATAGTCGGCGATCCGGTATATGGAAAAAAACAAGGATTTGACAGACAGGCGCTACATGCCAGGATAATAGGTTTTCATCATCCGGTAACAAATAAATACTTAAAAATAGAATCACACCTGCCTGATGATATGAAAAAAATGTGGGAGTCTCTATAATAATTAGATGTCAGGGATACTGTGTAGAAAATTTAAAAATTAAGATTTTTTAATTTTTGATGTTTGACATTTCTTCGTGTTGTGGGTGGAGAGGTGCCGGAGCGGCTGAACGGGCACGCCTGGAGAGCGTGTAGCCGATAAAATCGGCTCCAGGGTTCAAATCCCTGCCTCTCCGCCAGTTTTTGGCAATGCCAAAAATTGGCGGTGTTTTTTTGAATAAAATCCAACAAAATGAAAGGATAGGCGAAGATATGAAAGCATTAATTATGTTAGGCGGGGAATTTCATCCCTTTGATTCCTGCGGGAAAATCTTAGAAGATTTTCTAAAAAAAACAAAGATATGTGAGCCTGTTTTGACAGATGATAGAAATAGGTTTAAGGATTTAAAAGATTATGATCTAGTTATCGTCTATACCCAGGGTGGAGAACTCACCTCAGCGCAAGAAGAGAGTCTCTGCGGTTTTGTCAGGAAGGGAGGCGGACTTATTGGCATCCACTGCGCTTCGGACTCCTGGGTAAAAAATAAAGCATATCTGGAGATGCTCGGCAGTCATTTTATTGGGCATGGCCCAGTAACTGAATTTTTAGTAAGAATCTCTCATTCCGAGCATGATATCACCCGTAGAATTTCCAATTTTAAAGTCATCGATGAGTTCTATATCCTGGAGGAAAAAACATCAGACTTTGAGGTGTTAGCGGAAGGTATCTGGCAGTTTAAAACTCATCCTTTAGCCTATATTCGCAACTATGGAAAAGGGAAAGTTTTCTATACTGCTTTGGGTCATGATGAAAGAGCTTTTAAAAATCCCTTTTTTCAGAAGTTCATCTTTCGCGCTGGTCGCTGGACAACCAATCAAAAGGAAAGAAGAAAGGTGCGTTGTGGAGTTGTTGGTTACGGGGGCGCCTGTGATATGGGCAAGTACCATGCCGATTCAATCTCTAAAACTCCTGGGCTCAGTCTTACCGCTATCTGTGAAATAGATAAGAAAAGGTTGGAGATTGCCAGTAAAAATCACCCCGAGGTTAAAACATATGCCGAAATAAAAAAGATGCTTTCGGCTGAGATTATTGATTTGGGGGTAGTGGTAACGCCGCATAATACGCATAGTAAGATAGCTTTATCTCTGATCGATGCCGGAAAAAATGTAATCTGCGAGAAGCCATTTGCTATTACTGTAAAAGAATGCACTACTATGATTGAAGCAGCAAAAGAGAAAGGGATAATGCTTTCCGTCTTTCATAACCGACGCTGGGATGGAGATTTCTTATCCATTAAAAGGGTTATTGATGATGGTCTTATTGGCGAAATCTTCCATATAGAGGCCTATATTGGAAATTATGCTCATCCTGGATACTGGTGGCGATCGGAAAAGCCTATCTCTGGAGGGATAATCTATGACTGGGGAGCGCATTTTGTTGACTGGATTCTCAATTTAATGCCCGGAAAGATGGAGACTGTCTATGGTATCTTCCATAAAAGGCTCTGGTATGATGTTACCAGTGAGGATCAGGGGGGAGCGATTATCCGTTTTGAAGCAGGTCGTTATGCTGAATTCCAGATATCTACTATTGCCGCTATTGGCAAGCCAAAGTGGCGCATCTTAGGGACAAAAGGAGCCTTAACTATTAATCAAAACGAGGACGAGGTTAATGTGGTTACATTTGTCAATGGTTACCGGGAAGAATTAAAGACTTCTTTTATGGAAAGTTGCTATGACAATTACTATATTAACATTGCCGACCATCTTTTAACAGGGGAAGCGTTGAGCGTAACGGCTGAATCTGCCCGCAGAGTAATTGCTGTATTAGAATTGGCTGAGAAGTCAGCAAGGACTGGCAAGATTCAGCCTGTTCCATATGAAAATTGACCTTTTAGAACTCTGTATAAAGACATCCTATAAAGAGTAAAGATGAATTTTAGTAAATATGTCAAGGAAAATTGTTTGACGGTTTAAAAAAGAAGAGTTAAAATAAAATGGTCTTTTGAAAAAGTAATATGGGGTTTACTGAGTTTACACCATCTTTTTATCTATATTATGAACGGAAAGAGGACATCTGTTCATACAATTTTCTATCTTTATGTGAATAATGCGTGGTTATACAGGTTCTGAGGCAGAGGTAACTAATTTTTTGTACCCATCTTTTATACCTCTTATGTATTTGGTCTCCGCTTTACAGCCGATTGTTTGATTGTCTAATGATAAAACCTGTGTAATTTCTCTTACAGAGTTTGTTATAAATGCAGAAGATGAATTTAGCAGAGCCTTTTTCTTAAACCTTCCAGTTTTTATCTTTAACCCCATATTTTTTCCGATATTGATTACAATCAGTCTTGTTATGCCGCTTAATATGCCACATTCTTCTGAGGGGGTAAAAAGGGTTTTGTTTTTTATCCAGAATATATTTGCAAAACTTGTTTCTGATACATACCCTTCTGTATCAAGTAGAAGCCCTTCGTCTTTTTTGTTTTCAATCGCCTCTATTTTTGAAAGTATAGAAGGAAGGTAATTTAATGATTTTATACCGCTTAGCGGGTCTGATGGATTTCTTTTAAATGAAGATGTAAAAAGGGAAACAGGACCTGTAGGACCAAGTCCAGAGCAGGATAAAACAGTTCTTCCTTCAAAAGGACCTTTTGAATGAGGTGAAGGATACTTATTTCCGGCGGTAATTGTTATTCTAATTCTCATACTGCTGATGTTATAATACTGAATAAGTTTTTTTATTCCATATTTTATTTTTCTAATAGACGGAATCTTTATTTTTAAAAAAGAGCATCCTTGTTTTAAACGTTTGATATGTCTATCTAACATAAAAGGGTAATTGTTATATACACGGATTGTTGTAAATACGCCCTGCCCATACAAAAGTCCTCTGTCAGATACAGGAATATGCGCTTCTTCAACTATTCTGTTGTTAATCCAGTAAATTGTTTTATTTTTCATATTGCCTTTATCATCGCCTCTGCTTTATAAAATGTCTCTTTATATTCCAAATATGGTTTTGAGTCTGCAACAATTCCCCCACCTACAGAAAAGTATATTTTGTTATTCTTTGTAATCATTGTTCTTATTGCAATGGAAAGTTCCATATCCCCTGAAAAACCCAAATAGCCTATGGAACCGGTATATATACCCCTTTTAAAAGGTTCCATCTCTTCAATAATCTGCATGGATCTTATCTTTGGTGCACCTGTTATAGAGCCTCCGGGAAATGTTGCTTTTAATATATCTATCCTGTCACAGTTTTTTTTCACCTTTCCCTGGACTGTGGATACAAGATGCCATACCTTTGCATACTTTTCAACTTCCATATTTTTTTTAACCCTTACACTTTTGTTTTCACAAACCCTTCCAAGGTCGTTTCTTTCAAGATCAACTATCATTATATGCTCCGCCCTGTCTTTGGCGCTCCGGGTAAGTTTTTTTGCAAGCATTTTGTCTTGTTTTTCGTTTTTCCCCCTTGGCAGGGTCCCTTTTATAGGTCTTGTTTGCAGAATCCTTGTTTCAGGATTATATATAAGAAAACACTCTGGGGACGAACTTAACACTTGAAAATCAAGGTGTTCAATATATGCGCTGTAAGGGGCTGAGTTTACATTTCTCAATATACTATAAATCTCAAATGGTTCTTTATCCGTTTTGCAATGCAGCCTTTGCGAGAGATTCACCTGATACACATCTCCTGCATATATGTATTCTTTTAATTTTTCTATACTTTTTATATAGTCCGTTTTTGTAAAACAGGATATTAAATTTTTTGTTTTTTTACCAGTTGCCATTGTTTTTTTAAAAAATGGTTTTTCTTGTTTTATAACTACATCTATTATTCGTTTAAATTGTTCTTCACTGTGTTGTGAAAATCCGGCATTTACAATCCAGAACTTTTTTTTAAGATTATCCCATCCAAGAACAATATCATAAAAACCAAGATAGATGTCAGGTATTTCCATATCATCTTTTGAAATATCGGGCAGGTTTTCAATCTGATGGCACAGATCATAAGACAAGAAACCTGCTGCTCCTCCATAAAATGGGATACCCTTATACTTTGCCTTATATTTTTTTAATAAATTTCTTAAAGTTTCAAGTGGCTCTCCATCAAATACTTTAAAATGTTTTTTTTCTCTTATTTCTACCCTTGTTTTTTTGCAGGTAAATTTCAAGAACGGCTCAACTGCAATAAATGAAAGTCTGCCGTATGAACAAGAAAGGCTGCTATCAAGCCATAAAAATCCATCCATTGTCTTTAGTTTTTGTGCAACATATTCAGGTGGAATATACTTGAGGTACTTTATCATTCGGGTATATTTTATTAAATAACATCCTGCAAGGCAATACAAAATACTTGTCAAAATTAAAAGTTTAAGGTAAGATAATAATACGGGTTTTGGTTTTTACACCTCATAGAAGGAATAAGATATGGCAGAAAATAGCGTGATATCCATCGTTGGTCACTTCGG contains:
- a CDS encoding prolipoprotein diacylglyceryl transferase, with protein sequence MRQILFHIGPFAVYSYGLFLAIGIFLAMAVIKKFSRVSPSIVNSLSIWTVIGGIIGARLFYVFLNIAYYIQSPLEVFAIHKGGLVLYGGIAGGLILGFIFCKIRKLNFWQILDDVAMGLPLGMASGRLGCFLNGCCYGKETQVLWAVKYPDILYKVHPVQIYEALLLVFLFFVIYGFRKAFKAKIRGDVFLLCIIFYAIIRFFMEFLRGDHPEGVSGLFQIISIFIIVSFTGIMLYRHGTQRG
- a CDS encoding aminodeoxychorismate synthase, component I, giving the protein MIKYLKYIPPEYVAQKLKTMDGFLWLDSSLSCSYGRLSFIAVEPFLKFTCKKTRVEIREKKHFKVFDGEPLETLRNLLKKYKAKYKGIPFYGGAAGFLSYDLCHQIENLPDISKDDMEIPDIYLGFYDIVLGWDNLKKKFWIVNAGFSQHSEEQFKRIIDVVIKQEKPFFKKTMATGKKTKNLISCFTKTDYIKSIEKLKEYIYAGDVYQVNLSQRLHCKTDKEPFEIYSILRNVNSAPYSAYIEHLDFQVLSSSPECFLIYNPETRILQTRPIKGTLPRGKNEKQDKMLAKKLTRSAKDRAEHIMIVDLERNDLGRVCENKSVRVKKNMEVEKYAKVWHLVSTVQGKVKKNCDRIDILKATFPGGSITGAPKIRSMQIIEEMEPFKRGIYTGSIGYLGFSGDMELSIAIRTMITKNNKIYFSVGGGIVADSKPYLEYKETFYKAEAMIKAI
- a CDS encoding signal peptidase II; protein product: MNKIYNKQNNALLISMGVSFFVDRITKYIVLKTLGEKVFYFGFIELMIVKNTGAAFGILEENTIALGVLGILVLVFFFYLVCVGSFKNLFSKISTGVLLGGIMGNTWDRIFFRFVIDFMHFPFFPLSVFQVFNIADICITFGAVGLVIDSLRGKKL
- a CDS encoding isoleucine--tRNA ligase; the protein is METNYRNTLNLPKTDFPMKAELPKKEPEILKRWESIGLYSKIRTARGGCEKYVLHDGPPYANGDVHLGTGLNKVLKDIVVRFKTMEGKDSPFIPGWDCHGMPIEYNVIKNSESSEKIKDKVLLRKLCREYAAKYVDIQREQFKRLGVSADWENPYLTMSSDYEATILEAFGRLVQEGYIYNGLKPVFWCGHCQTALANAEVEYEDIESPSVCMKFPVLSDIEGEKKAETFILVWTTMPWTLLGNVAVAVHPDFEYVLVEKDIEVWILAEALLEDVLTKSGSQKGNVVKKIKGKKLEGLICKPPFLERESKIVCADFVTLKQGTGCVHIAPGHGFEDFSVASKYGLPVFTPVDERGRFTIDTGEFLSLYVFDADEKIILKIKEQENLVYSQKIVHSYPHCWRCKKPVIFRATQQWFLSLEVNSLKSRMQKQIPGIRWIPQWAEDKFKDTIGSSPDWCISRQRAWGVPIPALSCSSCRFVLLSGEVVKNLSELVRQEKLEVWFKEGIEEKVAKGIKCPRCGCDKFQKQTDILDVWVDSGMSSVAVLDKNPALPNPSDLYLEAVDQHRGWFQISLIISMALKDRAPYKSVLTHGLILDEAGRKMSKLLGNVIAPQEIVAKYGSDVLRLWFVSVDYTSDMRMSQKNLLTQVDTYRKIRNTCRFLLGNIYDFDPEKDFIQKEQMVLMDRWILACLNKILKSVLSSYGEFSFYKVIYLLHNFCTIELSSFYLDVLKDRMYASEKNSIERRSGQTAMYLVLKALTKAVAPIIPFTADEVWMYISGRKEESVHLCRFDELKEYEDEKIIKYWEGILKLKKEVLKHIEIARTDGIVHESLELEILFSCDDKNPLKILIEEWLPLLPTVFITSSVRLVQEEGHQKIPVCGISGLDGKQIDGSVGISIKKAEGKKCQRCWMFDISVSKNEKHPSLCKRCARVVSCTF